Proteins encoded in a region of the Isosphaeraceae bacterium EP7 genome:
- a CDS encoding prephenate dehydrogenase/arogenate dehydrogenase family protein, with translation MERPGTVAIVGVGLIGGSIGLALRKRSLARHVVGIGRDSRSLDLAISLGALDEGTTDLAAGVAGAEIVVVCTPVTRIAEDIIAAAKAAPRDVLLTDAGSTKRGLVGRIEREPAARDAFVGAHPIAGSERKGVAHAMPDLFEGRLCVLTPTVSTPDDRVARAKAFWSSLGCRVECTSPEEHDRILSLTSHLPHVVASALAAAIPAGCLPMAAGAYRDGTRVAASDGSLWAGIFRENREHLLAALDGFEERIEAFRRALESSEPGRLERCWEEGRSSRVQYREADGQALLDS, from the coding sequence TTGGAGCGACCCGGGACGGTGGCGATCGTGGGCGTCGGCCTGATTGGCGGGTCGATCGGCCTGGCACTGCGCAAACGGTCGCTGGCCAGGCATGTCGTCGGCATTGGCCGCGACTCCCGTTCGCTGGACCTCGCCATTTCGCTGGGGGCCCTCGATGAGGGGACGACTGACCTGGCCGCCGGGGTTGCTGGCGCCGAGATCGTCGTTGTCTGCACGCCCGTCACGAGGATCGCCGAGGACATCATCGCCGCAGCGAAAGCCGCGCCTCGTGACGTCCTGTTGACCGACGCCGGGAGCACAAAGCGAGGGCTGGTCGGACGCATCGAGCGTGAACCGGCGGCCCGCGACGCGTTCGTCGGCGCCCACCCGATTGCCGGGTCCGAGCGGAAGGGAGTCGCCCACGCGATGCCCGACCTTTTTGAAGGTCGGCTCTGTGTCCTGACACCAACCGTATCGACCCCTGACGACCGGGTCGCCCGTGCCAAGGCGTTCTGGTCATCCCTGGGCTGTCGGGTGGAATGCACCAGCCCCGAGGAGCACGACCGGATCCTCTCCCTGACGAGCCACCTTCCGCACGTCGTTGCCTCGGCCCTCGCGGCCGCGATCCCCGCGGGCTGCCTGCCGATGGCCGCCGGTGCCTACCGGGATGGCACGCGAGTGGCGGCCTCCGACGGCTCGCTCTGGGCGGGTATTTTCCGCGAAAATCGCGAGCATCTACTTGCCGCGCTCGACGGCTTCGAAGAACGGATCGAGGCTTTTCGTCGTGCGCTCGAATCCTCCGAGCCGGGAAGATTAGAACGTTGTTGGGAAGAAGGGCGATCGTCACGCGTTCAGTACCGTGAGGCAGACGGACAGGCCCTGCTCGACTCGTGA
- the purL gene encoding phosphoribosylformylglycinamidine synthase subunit PurL has product MLWHLRILPAPGLADHQGERLAAVAEELGLAGPWSIGSSRGFLLEGEIDRAGVEKAARSILVDPVAEISQIHASGDPADASEGKATLVHVFRHTGVTDPEAESGRAILRELGYAVENVRTIRTYHVEGPDGKIGELIRKVLANDAVEQSVIGALSLTKLGGGQSYDFRRVEVPIRGMDDLALAKLSKEGQLYLSPAEMRQIRDHFESQGRNPTDCELETLAQTWSEHCSHKTLRGDIDFEGVSIKNLLKQTIFAATQKLNLDWLVSVFADNAGVVRFDDEVDVCFKVETHNHPSAIDPFGGANTGLGGVIRDPMGTGLGAKPICNTDVFCVAPPDFPPDMLPQGVLHPKRVLTGVVAGVRDYGNRMGIPTVNGALVVNPGYLANPLVFCGTVGVIPRGMSEKHVEHGDRIVAVGGRTGRDGIHGATFSSAELTADSESISGGAVQIGDAITEKMVLDVIMQARERGLFRSITDCGAGGFSSAVGEMGAEMGAAVDLDRAPLKYAGLSYTEIWISEAQERMVMAVPPENLGALLDLCAAEGVEATDLGVFEATGRLTLRYNGEVVGDLSMEFLHEGRPKVIRAATFTPPPYVELDLPDRTEFNTDLLKLLGHWDVCSKEWIVRQYDHEVQARTVIKPLVGVKDDGPGDASVVLPVHGSYRGLAISCGINPRYGRLNPYAMATLVVDEAIRNCVAVGADPSRIALLDNFCWGNTERPETLGSLVLAAQGCHDLALAYGTPFVSGKDSLYNEYTHEGKSLAIPPTLLISAMGQVPDVRHCVTMDLKEPGNVLFIAGHTRNELGGSLWSEVAILEGGRVPEVAPELGLSLFRAVHAAIGRGLIRSCHDLSEGGLAVTLAEMAIAGGLGAEVSVRDIPCDDDAAEDAILLFSESPSRFVLEVAPENVSAVVELFEGLPLGRLGDVVKSEFPLRVLGLDGQAAVELEVSAMKSAWQAPLRW; this is encoded by the coding sequence ATGCTTTGGCATCTGCGGATCTTGCCCGCCCCCGGGCTCGCCGACCATCAAGGTGAACGCCTCGCCGCCGTGGCCGAAGAACTCGGCCTGGCAGGGCCTTGGTCCATCGGCTCATCTCGCGGATTCCTGCTGGAAGGCGAGATCGACCGCGCGGGAGTCGAGAAGGCGGCCCGGTCGATCCTTGTCGATCCGGTGGCCGAAATCTCGCAGATTCACGCGTCCGGAGATCCGGCCGATGCCTCGGAAGGCAAGGCCACGCTGGTGCACGTTTTCCGCCATACGGGCGTGACCGATCCCGAGGCCGAGAGCGGGCGCGCGATCTTGCGCGAGCTGGGCTATGCCGTCGAAAACGTCCGGACGATCCGGACATATCATGTCGAAGGGCCCGACGGCAAGATCGGCGAACTCATCCGCAAGGTCCTGGCCAACGACGCCGTCGAGCAGTCGGTGATCGGGGCCCTGTCGCTGACCAAGCTCGGCGGCGGACAATCCTATGATTTCCGGCGCGTCGAGGTGCCGATCCGTGGCATGGACGACCTCGCCCTGGCGAAGCTGAGTAAGGAAGGCCAGCTCTATCTCAGTCCGGCCGAGATGCGGCAGATACGCGACCACTTCGAGAGTCAGGGGCGCAACCCCACCGATTGCGAGCTGGAGACCCTGGCCCAGACCTGGAGCGAGCACTGCTCGCACAAGACGCTGCGGGGGGACATCGACTTCGAAGGCGTCTCGATCAAGAACCTGCTCAAGCAGACGATCTTCGCAGCCACCCAGAAGCTAAACCTCGACTGGCTCGTCAGCGTTTTCGCCGACAACGCCGGGGTCGTCCGGTTCGATGACGAGGTGGACGTCTGCTTCAAGGTCGAGACGCATAATCACCCCTCGGCGATCGACCCGTTCGGAGGGGCCAATACCGGGCTCGGCGGCGTGATCCGCGACCCGATGGGGACCGGGCTGGGTGCCAAGCCGATCTGCAACACCGACGTCTTCTGCGTCGCGCCCCCGGATTTCCCCCCCGATATGCTGCCTCAGGGCGTGCTGCACCCCAAGCGGGTCCTGACCGGGGTCGTCGCCGGGGTGCGCGATTACGGCAACAGGATGGGCATTCCGACGGTCAACGGCGCGTTGGTGGTCAACCCGGGCTATCTGGCCAACCCGCTCGTCTTCTGCGGAACCGTCGGAGTGATCCCGCGCGGGATGTCCGAGAAGCACGTCGAGCACGGCGACCGGATCGTAGCCGTCGGCGGCCGGACCGGGCGCGATGGCATTCATGGCGCCACGTTCAGCTCTGCCGAGCTGACCGCGGATTCGGAGTCGATCTCCGGCGGTGCGGTCCAGATCGGCGACGCGATCACCGAGAAGATGGTGCTCGATGTCATCATGCAGGCACGCGAACGTGGCCTCTTCCGGTCGATTACCGACTGCGGTGCGGGCGGCTTCAGCTCGGCCGTAGGCGAGATGGGCGCCGAGATGGGGGCGGCCGTCGACCTCGACCGGGCTCCGCTCAAATACGCGGGCCTCTCCTACACCGAGATCTGGATCAGCGAGGCCCAGGAACGGATGGTCATGGCCGTCCCGCCCGAGAACCTCGGCGCCCTGCTCGACCTCTGCGCCGCTGAAGGGGTCGAGGCGACCGACCTGGGGGTCTTCGAAGCCACGGGCCGGCTCACCCTGCGGTACAACGGTGAAGTCGTCGGCGACCTGTCTATGGAATTCCTCCACGAGGGTCGCCCCAAAGTCATCCGTGCTGCCACGTTCACCCCGCCTCCGTACGTCGAGCTGGACCTGCCGGATCGAACGGAATTCAACACGGACCTCCTGAAGCTCCTCGGACATTGGGACGTTTGCAGTAAGGAATGGATCGTCCGCCAGTACGACCACGAGGTGCAGGCACGGACGGTCATCAAGCCGCTGGTCGGCGTCAAGGACGACGGCCCCGGAGATGCGTCGGTGGTCCTGCCGGTTCACGGTTCGTACCGAGGGCTAGCGATCTCCTGCGGGATCAATCCACGCTACGGACGTCTGAACCCTTATGCGATGGCCACTTTGGTGGTTGACGAGGCGATCCGTAACTGCGTGGCAGTGGGTGCCGATCCCTCGAGGATCGCGCTGCTGGATAATTTCTGCTGGGGCAACACCGAGCGTCCCGAGACGCTCGGCTCCCTGGTCCTGGCCGCCCAGGGATGCCATGACCTGGCCCTGGCTTACGGCACTCCGTTCGTCTCTGGCAAGGACAGCCTTTACAATGAATACACTCACGAGGGGAAGAGCCTGGCGATTCCGCCCACGCTGCTCATCAGCGCGATGGGGCAGGTGCCGGACGTCCGCCACTGCGTGACGATGGACCTGAAGGAGCCGGGTAACGTCCTCTTCATCGCCGGCCACACGCGGAACGAGCTGGGCGGGTCGCTCTGGTCCGAGGTCGCTATCCTGGAAGGTGGTCGCGTCCCCGAGGTCGCCCCCGAGCTGGGCCTTTCCCTGTTCCGCGCGGTCCACGCGGCGATTGGACGAGGTCTCATTCGCAGCTGTCACGACCTGAGCGAGGGGGGGCTGGCGGTCACCCTGGCCGAGATGGCCATCGCGGGCGGGCTTGGGGCCGAAGTCTCCGTGCGCGACATCCCGTGCGATGATGATGCGGCCGAGGATGCCATCCTCCTCTTCTCCGAGAGTCCGTCGAGGTTCGTGCTCGAGGTTGCCCCCGAGAATGTCAGCGCGGTCGTCGAGCTCTTCGAAGGGCTGCCGCTCGGTCGACTTGGCGATGTGGTTAAGTCCGAGTTTCCCCTCCGTGTGCTGGGTCTCGACGGTCAGGCGGCCGTTGAACTCGAAGTCTCCGCGATGAAGTCCGCCTGGCAGGCCCCATTGCGTTGGTGA
- a CDS encoding FHA domain-containing serine/threonine-protein kinase, whose amino-acid sequence MHVILRVTSGPRTGKEYLFDRHSTFVVGRSSHVQFPLPDDGFLSRNHFLVEFNPPACYLKDLGSTNGTKLNGVRVGSARLKNGDIISAGGTSFEVVAEESSVDAMSIRCLDCGQKAPSDLMVATTAVDQKVEWYCDRCVDQRRRYPTPPEGFRIERRIGGGGMGEVFLAWRRSDQQPFAIKTMIPTVAASRHAKERFRREQEVMKDLRHPNIVAFIDMEEIDGQFQIIMEYVDGKNALEWVGSLSRPISTGTAARVGLQLLAALDHAHAKGYVHRDIKPSNLLVGGGGVRPKVKLSDFGLAKSFRDDAGFVGLTHQGDIGGSVGFISPDHIRDFRQVKEPADIYSAATTLYYMMSGHYPYLNFDPSRADAYNMILEYPTVPIRAHRPDVPEGFDRVLRKAMEKQPRDRWKSAAAMYEALRPFVDEPG is encoded by the coding sequence ATGCACGTCATCCTCCGAGTCACCTCGGGACCGAGAACCGGCAAAGAGTATCTCTTTGACCGCCATTCCACGTTCGTCGTGGGGCGATCGTCGCACGTCCAGTTCCCACTGCCGGACGACGGCTTCCTGTCGCGCAATCACTTTCTCGTCGAGTTCAATCCCCCGGCCTGCTACCTCAAAGACCTGGGGAGCACCAACGGCACGAAGCTCAACGGCGTTCGCGTGGGCTCGGCCCGACTGAAGAATGGCGACATCATCTCGGCGGGCGGGACCTCCTTCGAAGTCGTCGCTGAAGAGTCGTCGGTCGACGCGATGTCGATCCGCTGTCTCGACTGCGGCCAGAAAGCCCCGTCTGACCTGATGGTGGCCACCACCGCGGTCGACCAGAAAGTCGAATGGTACTGCGACCGTTGTGTCGACCAGCGCAGGCGCTATCCCACGCCGCCCGAGGGCTTCAGGATCGAGCGGCGAATTGGCGGCGGGGGGATGGGTGAAGTCTTCCTAGCCTGGCGCCGGTCTGACCAGCAGCCGTTCGCCATCAAGACGATGATTCCCACCGTGGCCGCCAGCCGGCACGCCAAGGAGCGATTCCGGCGCGAGCAGGAGGTGATGAAGGATCTCCGCCATCCGAACATCGTCGCCTTCATCGACATGGAAGAAATCGACGGCCAATTCCAGATCATCATGGAATACGTCGACGGCAAGAATGCACTTGAGTGGGTCGGGAGCCTATCGAGGCCGATCTCGACGGGAACTGCGGCGCGGGTTGGGCTGCAACTTCTTGCGGCGCTGGACCATGCGCATGCAAAGGGGTACGTTCACCGCGACATCAAGCCGTCGAATTTGCTGGTCGGTGGCGGCGGTGTGCGGCCCAAGGTGAAACTTTCGGATTTCGGACTGGCCAAGAGTTTCCGCGACGATGCGGGCTTCGTCGGCCTGACGCATCAGGGCGACATCGGCGGCTCGGTCGGGTTCATCTCGCCCGACCACATTCGCGACTTCCGCCAGGTGAAGGAGCCGGCCGACATCTATAGCGCGGCCACCACGCTCTATTACATGATGTCCGGGCACTATCCGTACCTGAATTTCGATCCGAGCCGCGCAGACGCCTACAATATGATCCTGGAGTATCCGACGGTGCCGATCCGGGCACATCGGCCCGACGTGCCCGAGGGGTTCGATCGCGTTTTGCGGAAGGCAATGGAGAAGCAGCCTCGCGACCGCTGGAAGTCGGCGGCGGCCATGTACGAGGCTCTTCGCCCGTTCGTCGACGAGCCCGGATGA
- a CDS encoding IS110 family transposase: MQPTPRFVGIDVSKAHLDVASRPDGLEVRLPNSPAGIASLVGQLSASPPALVLLEATGGLERAAAVALAEAGLPTRIVDPARVRHFARSIGQHSKTDALDARVLAHFAEAVRPEARELPDEQTRDLQALLDRRRQLVAMRVSEQNRLKQTSTVAVKADLKAHITYLSDQVEPMDRSIGERIEAKTEWKLRDEVLRSVPGIGPQTSRALLGLLPELGQLTGKQVSALAGLAPRARDSGSVKGARTILRWPCRGPHGVVYGLRLRGAVQPRFAVILQASEGGRQSAQSRPDGGVAKTPDDRQRDDPRHEALDA, encoded by the coding sequence ATGCAACCCACACCCCGCTTCGTCGGCATCGACGTCTCCAAGGCCCACCTCGACGTCGCCTCGCGACCCGACGGGCTCGAGGTGCGTCTGCCCAACAGCCCCGCAGGAATTGCTTCGCTGGTCGGCCAGCTCAGCGCGTCACCACCCGCTCTGGTCTTGCTGGAAGCCACCGGCGGCCTGGAGCGGGCGGCGGCCGTCGCCCTGGCCGAGGCCGGCCTGCCGACCCGGATCGTCGACCCGGCTCGCGTCCGCCACTTCGCCCGCTCCATCGGCCAGCACTCCAAGACCGACGCCCTCGATGCACGCGTCCTGGCCCACTTCGCCGAGGCCGTCCGCCCCGAGGCCCGCGAACTGCCCGACGAGCAAACACGCGACCTGCAGGCCCTGCTGGATCGGCGACGCCAACTGGTGGCCATGCGGGTCTCCGAGCAGAATCGGCTCAAACAGACGTCAACCGTCGCGGTGAAAGCCGACCTGAAAGCCCACATCACCTACCTGTCCGATCAGGTTGAACCGATGGATCGATCGATCGGCGAGCGGATCGAGGCCAAGACGGAGTGGAAGCTCCGCGACGAGGTGCTGCGAAGCGTGCCGGGGATCGGGCCGCAAACCTCGCGAGCGTTGCTGGGCCTGCTGCCCGAGCTGGGCCAACTGACAGGCAAACAGGTCTCGGCGCTGGCGGGCCTGGCCCCCCGCGCCCGCGACAGCGGCTCGGTCAAGGGGGCCCGAACAATCCTTCGGTGGCCGTGCCGAGGTCCGCACGGCGTTGTATATGGCCTCCGTCTCCGCGGCGCGGTACAACCCCGATTTGCAGTCATTCTACAAGCGTCTGAGGGAGGCCGGCAAAGCGCCCAAAGTCGCCCTGACGGCGGTGTCGCGAAAACTCCTGACGATCGCCAACGCGATGATCCGCGACATGAAGCCCTGGACGCCTAA
- a CDS encoding NAD(P)-dependent alcohol dehydrogenase translates to MRRVLFVPEGEAFGLKIIDFPSPELKAGEVRIRVRATSLNYRDLIALRNMAGRKVAGIVPLSDGAGEVVEIGEGVSRVGVGQKVAGCFFQGWVDGPFQMAYHKADLGGTIDGMLAEEVILNEQGIVRIPDSLSFEEAACLPCAGLTAWTALTSRGGLKPGATVLVLGTGGVSMFALQFATALGASVIVTSSSDEKLERARSLGASHTINYKTTPDWDAEVWRHTEKSGVDHVIEVGGPGTLEKSINSLKAGGQIALIGVLTGFGATTASLFPLMARNARIDGIYVGPRVDFEWMVAHLVETDAKPIIDRVFDFEQAAEAFQYMESGQHFGKVVIRI, encoded by the coding sequence ATGCGACGCGTTCTCTTCGTCCCCGAAGGCGAGGCATTCGGCCTGAAGATCATCGATTTCCCTTCGCCCGAGCTGAAAGCCGGCGAGGTCCGCATCCGAGTCCGTGCCACTTCACTCAATTACCGGGATCTCATCGCCCTGCGGAACATGGCCGGACGAAAAGTCGCGGGAATCGTCCCTCTGTCCGATGGAGCCGGGGAGGTCGTCGAGATCGGTGAGGGGGTGAGTCGTGTCGGCGTCGGCCAGAAGGTCGCTGGTTGCTTCTTCCAGGGTTGGGTCGACGGCCCATTCCAGATGGCCTACCACAAGGCCGACCTCGGCGGAACGATCGATGGAATGCTCGCCGAGGAGGTCATCCTCAATGAGCAGGGGATCGTGAGAATCCCCGACTCCCTCTCCTTCGAGGAGGCCGCCTGTCTCCCGTGCGCGGGCCTTACGGCCTGGACCGCCCTGACATCTCGGGGCGGCCTGAAGCCCGGAGCGACCGTCTTGGTGCTGGGGACCGGAGGCGTCTCGATGTTCGCCCTCCAATTCGCGACGGCCCTTGGGGCCAGTGTGATCGTCACTTCCAGCAGCGACGAGAAGCTGGAACGTGCCCGGTCGTTGGGCGCATCCCATACGATCAACTACAAGACCACCCCCGATTGGGATGCCGAGGTCTGGCGGCACACGGAGAAGAGTGGTGTCGACCACGTCATCGAGGTCGGCGGCCCCGGTACGCTGGAGAAGTCGATCAATAGCCTGAAGGCAGGCGGTCAGATCGCCTTGATCGGCGTCCTCACGGGCTTTGGCGCGACGACGGCCAGCCTCTTCCCGCTGATGGCCCGCAACGCACGGATCGACGGGATCTACGTTGGCCCTCGTGTCGATTTCGAATGGATGGTCGCCCACCTCGTCGAGACGGACGCGAAGCCGATCATCGATCGAGTTTTCGACTTCGAGCAGGCCGCCGAGGCGTTCCAATACATGGAGTCTGGCCAGCACTTCGGCAAGGTTGTGATCAGGATCTGA
- a CDS encoding AMP-binding protein, translating to MTAPIEKPSAQVEAACSVPLPPLPPGWTSLARAFVQSARAHRGKVAMVDSTKASLTYGEVLVRSLALGRYLSREVGSSKYVGVMVPPCVPAAVVNVALALWGKIAVNLNYASGQPVLDSAIGQCGITHVVTSHKVVDKVQLTPPGTLIYLEDVKAKITLADKAWALFVARLVPTSMLGRFLPGMNDERLSNIATVIFTSGSTGDPKGVVLSQENILSNVHQVNSHLNLSDDEVVLGVLPFFHSFGYTISIWTVLTLGKKVAFHSNPLDAKIVGELCEKHKVTLMTATPTFMRTYIQRCKASQFSTLVHLLLGAEKLKPELAREIRESIKIEPLEGYGCTETSPVASVNKPYPAVNCHGKTLEGNRPGTVGLLMPGTSVKTTNPETGDDLAPGVEGMVHIKGPQVMVGYLNKPAETAVVLRDGWYRTGDLGYQDSDGFLHITGRLSRFSKIGGEMVPHEKVESALIQAIGRIDQTVAVTSIPDPKRGERLVVLYTDLGGTPEEICRKMSATDLPKLWLPSASDFRKVDAIPVLASGKIDLRRMKELALQGAG from the coding sequence ATGACTGCTCCGATCGAGAAGCCCTCGGCCCAGGTCGAGGCTGCGTGCTCCGTCCCGTTGCCGCCGTTACCGCCCGGCTGGACGTCGCTGGCACGCGCCTTCGTGCAGAGCGCCCGGGCACATCGCGGCAAGGTGGCCATGGTCGACAGCACGAAGGCGAGCCTCACCTATGGCGAAGTTCTGGTCCGCTCGCTGGCGCTGGGCCGTTACCTGTCCCGCGAGGTGGGTTCTTCGAAGTACGTCGGCGTGATGGTGCCCCCCTGCGTGCCCGCGGCGGTGGTCAACGTGGCACTGGCGCTCTGGGGCAAGATCGCCGTCAACCTGAACTATGCTTCGGGCCAGCCAGTCCTCGACTCCGCGATCGGGCAGTGCGGCATCACCCACGTCGTGACCTCGCACAAGGTGGTCGATAAGGTTCAGCTGACTCCGCCAGGGACACTGATCTATCTGGAAGACGTGAAGGCGAAGATCACGCTCGCGGACAAGGCCTGGGCGCTGTTCGTTGCGAGACTCGTGCCGACCTCGATGCTCGGCCGCTTCCTCCCGGGCATGAACGACGAACGGCTGAGCAATATCGCGACGGTCATCTTCACGTCGGGCTCGACGGGCGATCCGAAAGGTGTCGTGCTCTCGCAGGAGAACATCCTGTCCAACGTGCATCAGGTCAACTCCCACCTGAATCTGAGCGACGACGAAGTGGTCCTTGGAGTCTTGCCCTTCTTCCACTCGTTCGGTTACACGATCTCGATCTGGACGGTGCTGACGCTGGGCAAGAAGGTGGCGTTTCACAGCAACCCACTGGACGCCAAGATCGTCGGCGAGCTTTGTGAGAAACACAAGGTCACGCTGATGACCGCGACTCCAACCTTCATGCGCACCTACATCCAGCGCTGCAAGGCGAGCCAGTTCAGCACATTGGTCCACCTTCTCCTTGGCGCGGAGAAGCTCAAGCCCGAACTCGCGCGAGAGATCCGCGAGTCAATCAAGATCGAGCCTCTGGAAGGCTACGGCTGCACGGAGACCTCGCCGGTCGCGTCGGTGAACAAGCCCTATCCCGCGGTCAACTGCCACGGCAAAACCTTGGAGGGAAACCGGCCCGGGACGGTGGGCTTGCTGATGCCCGGCACGTCCGTGAAGACGACCAACCCGGAGACCGGGGATGACCTCGCGCCAGGAGTCGAGGGGATGGTCCACATCAAGGGTCCTCAGGTCATGGTCGGTTACCTCAACAAGCCGGCCGAGACGGCGGTTGTCCTGCGCGACGGGTGGTATCGGACCGGAGACCTGGGCTACCAGGACTCCGACGGCTTTCTCCATATCACGGGTCGCCTGAGCCGGTTCTCCAAGATCGGCGGCGAGATGGTGCCTCACGAGAAGGTTGAGTCGGCCCTGATCCAGGCGATTGGTCGGATCGATCAGACCGTGGCAGTGACGTCCATTCCCGATCCGAAGAGGGGAGAACGCCTCGTCGTGCTGTATACCGATTTAGGCGGGACGCCCGAGGAGATTTGCCGAAAAATGTCGGCAACCGATCTGCCCAAACTCTGGCTTCCGTCGGCGTCCGATTTTCGAAAGGTGGACGCAATTCCGGTGCTGGCCTCGGGCAAGATCGACCTTCGAAGAATGAAGGAGCTGGCTTTGCAAGGGGCCGGATAG
- a CDS encoding NYN domain-containing protein, translating to MLRFITFVDGSNLDGVLKHLNLRVDDYGSFYRHIFEQSVHYWGRTFAEGSPWPSAQHSRIYWYVVGKMDEWDLNDPKAESRLRSRFELNPRLRDSYIEDLARRMPDMSPDHRSEEAWSICFAETRDWYENKRRALERKKRFYHGVQSATDFVEIRQEGHWKVDLLHHTLNEKGLDTSLAVDMVALQDTYDIALLISGDADGIPGINYVKSRSKHVGVVEFRRGSAADFPTKGASSRLKIAADFVVQIYEADLIRRNLGYRAEPDYQSTGYSNPGDGGY from the coding sequence ATGCTCCGATTCATCACATTCGTCGACGGCTCGAATCTGGATGGCGTGCTGAAGCATCTGAATTTGCGAGTGGACGACTACGGCTCGTTCTACCGGCATATCTTCGAACAAAGCGTGCATTACTGGGGCAGGACGTTCGCGGAAGGCTCCCCCTGGCCCTCGGCGCAGCATTCCAGGATCTACTGGTATGTCGTCGGCAAGATGGATGAGTGGGACCTGAATGATCCCAAGGCCGAGTCCCGGCTCCGTTCCCGGTTCGAGCTGAACCCGAGGCTACGCGACTCCTACATCGAGGACTTGGCCCGGCGCATGCCAGACATGTCGCCAGACCATCGCAGCGAGGAGGCCTGGAGCATCTGCTTCGCCGAGACTCGCGACTGGTACGAGAACAAGCGACGGGCCCTCGAGCGAAAGAAGCGGTTCTACCACGGCGTGCAGTCGGCAACCGACTTCGTCGAGATCCGCCAGGAAGGGCACTGGAAGGTCGACCTGCTGCACCACACCCTGAACGAGAAGGGCCTGGATACCAGCCTGGCCGTCGACATGGTGGCGTTGCAGGATACTTATGACATCGCGCTGCTGATCTCGGGCGATGCCGATGGCATCCCCGGTATCAACTACGTCAAGAGCCGGTCGAAGCACGTCGGCGTGGTCGAATTCCGTCGCGGGTCGGCGGCAGACTTCCCGACCAAGGGCGCCTCGTCCCGCCTGAAAATCGCGGCCGATTTCGTGGTGCAGATCTACGAGGCCGACCTGATCCGTCGGAATCTCGGCTATCGGGCCGAGCCCGACTACCAGTCGACCGGCTATTCCAACCCGGGCGACGGCGGATACTGA
- the purQ gene encoding phosphoribosylformylglycinamidine synthase I — translation MPTPRVLVLRAPGINCDEETALAWTKAGAEVETCHINRLVEDSAGLDAFQILTIPGGFSYGDDLGAGRILATRLQAGLGEALRRFRDRGGLILGICNGFQVLVRAGLLPGGEGEASSATLTHNDSGRFESRWVRLRPKGGVTPFLADDEPIELPVAHGEGKFLAAGDGLTSLFGSGQVVLRYVDESGEPTEGHPANPNGSPGAVAGVCDPTGRIFGLMPHPERHIDPLHHPRWTRRINPTLEGDGLRIFRNAVNACRGA, via the coding sequence ATGCCGACGCCCCGAGTTCTCGTCCTGCGCGCCCCCGGGATCAACTGCGACGAAGAGACCGCCCTGGCCTGGACGAAGGCGGGGGCCGAGGTCGAGACCTGCCACATCAACCGCCTGGTCGAGGATTCTGCCGGCCTCGACGCCTTCCAGATTCTGACCATCCCCGGTGGCTTCTCCTACGGCGACGACCTGGGCGCGGGGCGGATCCTGGCCACGCGTCTCCAGGCCGGATTAGGCGAAGCCTTGCGCCGATTTCGCGATCGCGGCGGCCTGATCCTGGGGATCTGCAACGGATTCCAGGTGCTCGTACGTGCTGGCCTACTGCCAGGAGGCGAAGGCGAAGCCTCTTCTGCCACGCTGACACACAATGACTCGGGCCGCTTCGAGTCGCGATGGGTCCGCCTCCGACCCAAGGGAGGCGTCACACCGTTCCTCGCCGATGACGAGCCGATCGAACTGCCGGTGGCGCACGGCGAGGGCAAGTTCCTCGCGGCCGGCGATGGACTCACTTCGTTATTCGGATCCGGCCAGGTCGTGCTGCGCTACGTCGACGAGTCGGGCGAGCCGACCGAAGGGCATCCGGCCAATCCGAACGGATCGCCAGGAGCCGTCGCGGGCGTCTGCGACCCGACCGGGCGAATCTTCGGCCTGATGCCGCACCCCGAGCGACATATCGACCCGCTGCATCACCCCCGCTGGACTCGTCGGATCAACCCGACACTCGAGGGGGATGGCTTGCGCATCTTCCGCAACGCCGTGAATGCCTGTCGCGGCGCCTGA